The segment AGTGTGGAGGTGCAGCGCTCTAGATGACCTGGCAGCAGCTGTGTGGGGTGGGCGTGCAGAGCAGACCCTCCTTGGGGCTGCGGTGGATGTTGACGGACAGAGTCTTGTCGTtgagaggcagctgcagcacGCGGTTCTTCATATTCCTGTGGTTCTCCCGGGCCAGGTCCAGCTCTCCCAGCCTCAGTGTGCCCGTGCATGGTCCATCCAGCAGCGGGTCCGCCAGCGCGTCTCCCAGCGGGGGCTGGTGGTGGTACAAGTTCCCCCTGGGTGAGGGGCCGCCCAAGAGCGAGACCTTATCCAGGCTGCCGGTGGAGCCGCCCATGCACATCCTCCACATGGGGCGGTCCTGGTTGTCCGCCGCAACAACACCACCGCTACCGTtgccccctccccctcctccccctgtcAGGGTGTGGAACTGAGAGCTCAGGCACAGGCTCATCAGCTTTAGGCTTTCCACCAGGCCGCTGGCAGCTTTGGCTGTTCCCTTGCCTTGGCCTGAACCCGATCCAGGACTGGCACAGTTGGAGGGGCTGCCCTGCCCTGACccccttttctccctctcctccttccccCCTGCTCTCTCGTCCCCTTGTCCGCACACACTTGCCGTATCTGGTTTGTGGTGACTTTCTGTCTCTTCGTCACTCGTCTCTGAGCTCGGGGTGAAAGCGGCAACCGGTGCTGATACACCAACAGTTTCCGGCGATGATATGAGCGTTGGCGGTGACGGTATTCTAGAGTTCAGATTGAGGCTCAGGCTGGGTTTGGGTGGGCCGAATCCATGcagctccctcctctcctcctcttcctcatcctctttATCCTCCTCGTGGATCTGGTTAAGAACTGGAGCACTCATGCGGGACGTCAGCCGGTTAGCAGAAGACATAGACGACGAGGAGGCTTTGCAGCGAAGCACCACCTGAGCAGGTAGCGCTGAAGGGGAACATTTGTCTTCctccccttcttcctcctcatcctcctccacaCTGAAGAGGCTGGGACTGCGAGGTTTGCAGGGGCCCACCGAGGTCAGAGAGCCCAGCCTGAGGGGGTTGGAGTGGGGCTTCACCAGAGGCCTGAGCCCCCTCTCCTGGTTCTGTCGcgcaggctgctgctggttgtCCTGCCGCTGGCTGAGGTCCAGCAGGGCGGTTTTGGGCCTGGGGCCTTTGTGGAGGCTCTCAGCACTGCGGGCAGGTGACTGTGGCCCCCCGGGGTGGGAGATAGTCGGGCCCCCCAAGCCATCACTGACATCCTGGTGAACGTCCACTCTGGTGGGCCAGGACTGCCTGTAattgttaaacacacacagaacagggTTTAGTGGGTTATATATTAACACATCCAAAAACattcttaaaggaacagttcaccccaaaatcaaagtgtgagttgcagagtgttggagatatcagccgtagagatgtctgccttctcttcaatatacTAGAACCAGACGACACTTgatttgtggtgctcaaagcggcaaaaaaatacatttataaagctcaacatcagtgtctctttccagaaatcatgacctggttactcaagataatccacagagcttgttgtgagcagtttcatgtaggaactattttctttctgctgaacaacacccgccaactgtgtcactgcacagaaggaagagtgcatctactcatggaagaACTGCTCATGACAGTGTAAGGTGTGAACACGTGATTTATTGctgtatggatcctacgcactgttttataaatgagacctctGGAGTGACACCTAGCCTAGCTTAGCTGCACCTGAGCAAGAACACTTAGTGAAGACGTTTATATTTCATGACGTTTGAGTGATTTAATTTAAGATCACTCCCACAAGTAACTTCATATTACCAGAATGGTCATGTTGCACTTTTATTCATGCTGAGGATGGATGTAAAAGCTGAAATTTTGACCAACAAATCTACATGATGCAAACACACTTAGCCGGTTCAGACAGTCGACACAACAGTGACTGCTCGGCTATTTATAGGTTACAGACAAACAGTACTTGGTATTTGAGGTGTGAGCCAGAAAGAGGGGCAGCATGGTTAGCGCTGCAGACCTCAGACGAGGACGTGAATATCTTATAACTATATTTTAGTACATACTGTTCCTCGGCTATCTTGTTAGCTTTTAGCTTCAGTCTCTATTCTGTGCAAGACTGTGACTTCAGTGCATGTCAGCCTGTTTTTATAGATATTCTCACATATTCCAGGATCTGTTTGCTCCTTTATTTGGAGATATTTTTGGTGGCACATCTCTGATAATGCTGCTGATCTGCAACCTGTCTTCTGTTCTCAGTGTGTCCTTCATACTCTGCTGAACAAAAGGCTCCATCTGCTGTCAAACTTGTCTTTCGGAGGCTGACAGTCCGCAACACTGCAGAGGCAGCACTCTGTCCATCTtgaagaatgtgtgtgtgtttctatgtgtgtgtatgtgactgtgtgtgtacctgAACTGGGCCTTGCTGGGGCTGGGCGATCGCGTCTGGCTGTGCTGCTCCTTCTCTTGCCTCTCCCTCAGCATCCTCTCAGCCAGCAGGAAGTATGTAGCTGTGATGTGGTTGTACTGATTTGACTCCAGAGCCCTAAGAGGACGGGGACAGAATTCAATTTGAattccaaaacacacacacacacacgcacacacaagtaCACGCGCACTGTATCAACAAGCAGATCAGCATCAAACCCTGACTGTGAGTCAACAGGAAGTGACGGGGGGTGGAGATTTAATTTGACATGGCAACAGCTCAGGATTGACTGCCAGCTGCTTGTTAATGGCAATTAAAGCTGTTGATGACACTCAATTAGGCTCCAGTTGGACCAGCCAACCGTGGCAAATTTTTTGGAGATTACACAGGAAAGAATAGCTGCATgttcatttatgtgtgtgagacagaggggCACGTACTCAGTGATGGCGTCTCGGTCTGCGATGCCCCCCAGCACCATGCGCTGGATGATGGAGCCGTGCTCCTCCTCCGACAGGCTGCGATGGGACACCAGAGGGGTGGACAGCTTCGTGGCCGGGGAGGGGTCGACACCTTGGAGCCACTCGTGGGCCCCGATCTCATCTAAGGTCGCTCGTTTCTTGGGGTCCCTCTGCAGCATGTGGGCGATGAGGCTGGAGGGAGTCACAGAGGGGATCAGTGTTATAGAGGGACGACAGAAACATCAGGTGTGTTTGGATACACGTTAATATTTCCAATAATGATGTTCATGGCATTCAGAAAGGTTTTAAACAAACCACCAGGTTAACTTATCTGGAAGAGAAACTGAAGGCAAATGGTAAAATTAAACCCAAACTATCTGCCATGAACGTCCATCACAGTTTGCAGACTGGCTCAACAAGTACCTCGTAAAAACTGGGTTACAGGCACcggtaaaaatgaactacatgCAGGTGGGCGGCGGGTGAGAACAAGAAAAAGTCAGTGACAccagtgtaacctttgacccagtggtcacattggtcaccgacgtggaggactccagccatgaaactgtgcagcccgaggatgaggtggcagcctacatggagttcaagacacccaaggaggatcctttggaggtttgatggtggtggaaggagcatgctaacatgtttcctaacctggcagtgattgaatgtgttcgacgtccaattcaagaacggagaaccagcttcatgtgagggaCCGGAGGGTACGGCTTAGATGGCTTGACAAGTAATGGGTCCAaaatggacccgtgcaggactctggacTGGCTGTGGTTCAACTTTGTCCCACTGTACTTGCCATAGTTGTAAGCAAACGTTGGGCTATTACCAACATTTCCACGTGCTCACGTTTTCTGCAACTCAGCGACCAAtaaaatcttgccaactaatgacctttctggtcgactaactaTTGGTCAATGATCAGGAGGCAGCCCTGCTAATATTCTCAGTAttgtctcttcctggttttaaagCCTGCGTCACAGTTaactgatgttattttcagaacttaccagactgttctcaCTGTTCTATTTTTCACC is part of the Epinephelus moara isolate mb chromosome 22, YSFRI_EMoa_1.0, whole genome shotgun sequence genome and harbors:
- the LOC126384392 gene encoding SNF-related serine/threonine-protein kinase-like, whose amino-acid sequence is MAGLKRHHDGKIAGLYDLDKTLGRGHFAVVKLARHVFTGEKVAVKVIDKTKLDPVARGHLFQEVRCMKMVQHPNVVRLYEVIDTATKLYLILELGDGGDMYDCIMKHDGGLTEEVAKCYFAQIVHAISYCHRLHVVHRDLKPENVVFFEKQGVVKLTDFGFSNRFQPGKKLNTSCGSLAYSAPEILLGDEYDAPAVDIWSLGVILFMLVCGQPPFQEANDSETLTMIMDCKYTVPPHISNACRDLIAHMLQRDPKKRATLDEIGAHEWLQGVDPSPATKLSTPLVSHRSLSEEEHGSIIQRMVLGGIADRDAITEALESNQYNHITATYFLLAERMLRERQEKEQHSQTRSPSPSKAQFRQSWPTRVDVHQDVSDGLGGPTISHPGGPQSPARSAESLHKGPRPKTALLDLSQRQDNQQQPARQNQERGLRPLVKPHSNPLRLGSLTSVGPCKPRSPSLFSVEEDEEEEGEEDKCSPSALPAQVVLRCKASSSSMSSANRLTSRMSAPVLNQIHEEDKEDEEEEERRELHGFGPPKPSLSLNLNSRIPSPPTLISSPETVGVSAPVAAFTPSSETSDEETESHHKPDTASVCGQGDERAGGKEEREKRGSGQGSPSNCASPGSGSGQGKGTAKAASGLVESLKLMSLCLSSQFHTLTGGGGGGGNGSGGVVAADNQDRPMWRMCMGGSTGSLDKVSLLGGPSPRGNLYHHQPPLGDALADPLLDGPCTGTLRLGELDLARENHRNMKNRVLQLPLNDKTLSVNIHRSPKEGLLCTPTPHSCCQVI